One Bythopirellula goksoeyrii genomic window, TCTTGCCCAGGCAAAACCTCAGTTTCAATCGAATCGAATCGGTCCAAGGAAACGCTCTGTTGCTCGCCTCCACCGAAGGCCTGTTCTACGACTACCCGACGATTGGTCAGACGATAACGACGGCAGGCGTCGTTGTGGACTCCCCAGAATACGAAAGGAAGCTTGGGAATCAGCATGTGGAAGTAGACTGGCAGGATAAACGGTATCGATACCAGCGCCATCAGGCGGCCAAAGGTAATTGGAACTCCAAACAGAGTCAGACCAACCGAATTGCCAAATCGTCGTCCCCACCAACGACCGTAAGCCGTGGCGGCAATCGACGGCCAAACCGTCATGATGGTCACTTCTTTTTCTGTCGCTGGGGAGACCCCGGCAATGGCACCCGACATGGTCAATCCTGCTCTAACCGCTTACTTAGAAATTAAATACCTAGATCGGCAAACTACCAGAATCTGTGGGGACTGCCAAGTAGCGAGCTCGCGAGACGGGTCGTCCCCGACCCCGGCCTACTCAGCCTCAAATAAAGAGTTGCTCGATAGCCGCCACAATCGGGGTCGGGGACGACCCGGCTCGCTGCAGCAAAAAACGGCCTGCGACTTCCCAGCCGCAGGCCGTTTCTATCAGTAAAGTTGCGCAATAACTCGACTCAGCTCACCGAGGCTGTGGCAAATTGGTCGGCATAGGTCTGCCGTTCTGCCATCACCGTTGCGTAGAGCTGGGCAGGCAAGTCGGACGAGACGGTCTGACGCCTTCCTCTACGCGCCGGCTTCTTTGCAAGTCTTCCACCGATCGTTCCCCGGCAGGTGTCGGACCCGCAACAGCACGGGAACGCGCGGAACAGAATATCCTCCGTTTCATCGTAGTCCATGGTGAGAAGTTCACCGGCTGCGATGTCCCGGGTTGCAATGTAGAGGCGCGTTTCGGTGTCGAGCCACGAATTCGGCTCGCAACTGTGCAGCACCTTTCCTGCAAAGTAAGGATCATCCAGGTGGAGGCCTGGCCCCATCTGCAACGAATGCAGAGTCATCTCCGTCTTAAGCGTGCCATTCATCCTAAATAGGACGCTGCCTTGAGAAAATTCCCGCAGCACGAGCACCCCTTGTCCACGCTTATCATCGACGTCGAGGACACAAAAGTCTTCCCAACATGGTTCGTTAGGAATTACTGGTAGGTGGTCGGGATAGAACCTTTTCATTTACGGTATACCATCTCACTTGTGATACTTGACGGGGAAAAAAACGTCTCCAGCACGCTATAAACCGTCGCTTCTTCGTACGGTTTGCAACTGAACACATCGAGATACATGTCACGGTGATTGTCGTTCGTATGGAACGAAATCTGGCTGGTCTCAATTAATTGAACTCCCGAGCAACCAGTTTCGTGCCCTTGGCCGAAGCGGGCCACAATGGGAGGTCCGTAGCGGACCATATCGATTTCGTCGGCGCAGTTTTGTAAGAATTCATAGAGTTTTTCGATCGACAGGATCGCTTCATTGCAGCCTAAAGCAGTGACCATCATATGCTGGCCATAGTGCTTTTCGCCGTTGTGTACGATCCGCCGATACTCTGGAGGTGCTTCAGTCAACACAGATTGGTTCTCCGTTCATCAGAGATAGGTGAAATGCGCAACTTGCGACAACGTGTCGCATGGGATTAGTTGCTAGTTGCCCTGGCAAGGAAGTTATAAATGCCTGGAGTACAGCCTTGAGCGAGACAGTGGACAGCCTTAAGCGGGAAAGCACGCAGCTTTAGGTCGAAAATGCTTCGAGGTTTTGCTGAACCTAGTGGTCTGCTGAAAGTGTGAGCGGGCAGGGTAAAAAACGAATCAGAGATTTTTATGCAAAGCACCCCTACCGCGTCTAGTGTGATTCGCCATTTTGGAGGAAGAATAGGAGAAATAATTCTGGCGGGAAAATCGAAACGTCGAGAACGTAAGATACTGGTCCTCAGGGCCGCGCTGCAGGTCCCACATGACCCTCAGAGGACATGTGTGTTCAGGGAGCCGAAATCAGGTCTCGGAAAGCTCTGCCCCTCAGCGTGTCAATCGCGCGCCCTGCGCGAGTCAGTGTGACCACCGATTACTTGCTCCGGAAGAGAAATTTTTTCCCCGCCAGATGCAAATTCTGCTGGCAAGGCGGGACTCTTAAGACGACATTTCAATCAGCCTCTGGTGAGAAATGCGCCGCTACTGTGACAAGCAGCGGCGCTTCGCACTCAATCATCTGACGAGGCTGACCAATTTCGCTAACTCCGACCTCTGAGGCATACACCGGCAAGCATCATTCCGCCCAGAAGTGCTAGCGAAGTTGGCTCGGGAATAATCCCCTGGCTGAGAGCGACATATTCGACAGCCGCCTCATGCACAGACTCGTCGACGCCCGCAGCCTGCACCCAGAAAACGGGCTCCGAGTCAGTTAGCCCCGCTACTTTGAAAGTAGTGGCGAACGCATAAACCCCAGAAGCTGGGTTGAGAATGCCCGCACCTCCAGCATCGACCAGATCGAAGATTAGGTCGTGATGCAGAAAACCAGCCGGGTCAACGCCCGTGCCATCGGCCGTGATGTCGAAGTCGAACCCCGCAGCAGCAGTTGTTCCATCAATCTGTACGGAAAAGCTCTCGGTCGCGTCGGAGATTTTCAGTTCGTAGGGTGAGGGGAGCGAAGTGAAATCGACGCTGCCAACACCATTCCAATAAAACAGGCTCTTCGACACGCTGTCCATGGTGAACAATTGCAAGTCGAAACCCACTAAGGCTCCGCCGGGAAGCGGAGTTTCGCCCTCTAACACCAACTCGTCGGGGTCCGATTCCACACCAGGCTCATTAGCCCGATAGGCTTGGTTGGGTGACTCACCGAATTCGCCTTCGGCGATGCGGGGTTCAGCGCCGACCTGACCGCCGTCGCTAAACAACTCCAAATCGCTGTGTTGGGCGATCGCTGCATTGGCCCCCAGCAGCATGACGCAAGCAAGCGCCACTCCGAGTCGTGCAAAACAGTTACCAAAACATCTCATCGTTAGCTCCTCCAAAGAAAAATGAATAACTACCACAGAGCACACAGGAAGCACAGGGAGTGGTAGTCAAGGTTGAAATAAAACCCTGCCCCAACTGTGCGCTCTGTGGTAAATACTCTTCAG contains:
- a CDS encoding S-adenosylmethionine decarboxylase encodes the protein MLTEAPPEYRRIVHNGEKHYGQHMMVTALGCNEAILSIEKLYEFLQNCADEIDMVRYGPPIVARFGQGHETGCSGVQLIETSQISFHTNDNHRDMYLDVFSCKPYEEATVYSVLETFFSPSSITSEMVYRK
- a CDS encoding PH domain-containing protein codes for the protein MSGAIAGVSPATEKEVTIMTVWPSIAATAYGRWWGRRFGNSVGLTLFGVPITFGRLMALVSIPFILPVYFHMLIPKLPFVFWGVHNDACRRYRLTNRRVVVEQAFGGGEQQSVSLDRFDSIETEVLPGQEWYPAGDLIFRNGQIETFRLSGVPHPEPFRRTCLKARDGFVGVQKARDQGVAI
- a CDS encoding SET domain-containing protein translates to MKRFYPDHLPVIPNEPCWEDFCVLDVDDKRGQGVLVLREFSQGSVLFRMNGTLKTEMTLHSLQMGPGLHLDDPYFAGKVLHSCEPNSWLDTETRLYIATRDIAAGELLTMDYDETEDILFRAFPCCCGSDTCRGTIGGRLAKKPARRGRRQTVSSDLPAQLYATVMAERQTYADQFATASVS